A portion of the Pseudoalteromonas luteoviolacea genome contains these proteins:
- the argR gene encoding transcriptional regulator ArgR, whose translation MQAQDKQEALVKAFKALLREENFGSQGEIVDALKDQGFDNISQSKVSRMLSKFGAVRTRNAKQEMVYCLPAEMGVPTAKSPLRQLVIDIMHNEMMIIIRTSPGAAQLIARLLDSLGSADGVLGTIAGDDTIFIAPAKISEIDATLDKVKTLFDNV comes from the coding sequence ATGCAAGCGCAAGACAAACAAGAAGCCTTAGTTAAAGCTTTTAAAGCACTTTTAAGAGAAGAAAACTTTGGTTCTCAGGGCGAAATAGTTGATGCGCTTAAAGATCAAGGCTTTGATAATATTAGCCAAAGTAAAGTATCACGTATGTTAAGTAAGTTTGGCGCAGTGCGAACCAGAAATGCCAAACAAGAAATGGTTTATTGCCTACCTGCTGAAATGGGTGTACCAACTGCCAAGAGCCCTCTGAGACAGCTAGTTATTGATATCATGCACAATGAAATGATGATCATCATCAGAACAAGCCCAGGTGCAGCACAACTAATAGCGCGATTACTTGACTCACTAGGTAGTGCTGATGGTGTGCTAGGTACAATCGCTGGAGATGATACAATTTTTATTGCACCAGCGAAAATATCTGAGATTGACGCGACTTTAGATAAAGTAAAAACGTTATTTGATAACGTATAA
- a CDS encoding Dyp-type peroxidase: protein MAQPQSGICAEANLHGLHLFFNVLEGQDEAVREALAQAGRLQDELSDRFSESMLSSFVAIGAQYWPHIYPEFIPPELKSFPHIRSTDHLIHSQPFDLLYVIRSDREDVNHLFAQSVLHMLCGCVELVAHVRGFRFLDGRNFNGFIYASESPHGRFKRKVALVDNPEGMDHQGSYIHIQRVKFDLARWQQLSIAEQEALMGRTRLDNKLIEPKAAFSHASRAELKDAQGMVLLLDQSMPFGDVFEQGSINLSCAAHGNAFETVLMSRFGLLSGQECYDPLLDYSEADMGASFFAPSLQFLTEMAQIMRDG, encoded by the coding sequence ATGGCCCAACCGCAATCGGGGATTTGTGCAGAAGCAAACCTACATGGCTTACATTTATTTTTCAATGTACTTGAAGGACAAGATGAAGCTGTACGAGAAGCGTTGGCACAGGCCGGTCGATTACAAGATGAGCTAAGCGACCGGTTTTCTGAGTCAATGCTCAGTAGCTTTGTAGCAATTGGCGCTCAGTATTGGCCACATATTTACCCAGAGTTTATACCGCCTGAATTAAAAAGTTTTCCTCATATCCGCTCCACCGATCACTTAATTCATAGTCAGCCTTTCGATTTATTATATGTTATTCGTTCAGACAGAGAAGATGTAAATCACCTATTTGCACAAAGTGTGTTACATATGCTTTGTGGCTGTGTTGAATTAGTTGCTCATGTTCGCGGGTTCCGTTTTTTGGATGGGCGGAATTTTAATGGCTTTATTTACGCCAGTGAGTCACCGCATGGTCGGTTTAAGCGTAAAGTCGCATTGGTAGATAACCCCGAAGGTATGGATCATCAAGGTAGCTATATCCATATTCAAAGAGTGAAGTTTGATTTGGCTCGGTGGCAGCAGCTTTCAATTGCAGAGCAAGAAGCGTTAATGGGGCGTACCCGGTTAGACAATAAACTGATTGAGCCTAAAGCTGCATTTAGTCATGCAAGTCGAGCTGAGTTGAAAGATGCACAGGGGATGGTGTTATTGTTAGATCAAAGCATGCCATTTGGGGATGTATTTGAGCAAGGAAGCATTAACCTGAGCTGTGCGGCACACGGCAATGCATTTGAAACCGTGTTAATGAGTCGATTTGGTTTATTGTCTGGCCAAGAATGTTATGACCCGTTACTTGATTATTCGGAAGCAGATATGGGGGCGTCTTTTTTTGCACCATCTTTGCAGTTTTTGACAGAGATGGCGCAGATAATGAGAGACGGCTAA
- a CDS encoding 5-formyltetrahydrofolate cyclo-ligase: MKENSSCDIEKAQVRKNIRISVRKKRNSLDENFQTKAEYDLNINFIQHIKPQKSTRIGVYLPNDGELRTTLLIQTLWDSMVDVYLPVIHPFSGTTLLFQRYEKNSTMSQNRYAILEPKLNCNEICPIEQLDYLLMPLVAFDEQGNRLGMGGGYYDRTLANYYNQGWSKPRLIGLAHDCQKVSQLPIEAWDVPLPAILTPSQYYQWR; the protein is encoded by the coding sequence ATGAAAGAAAATTCAAGTTGCGACATAGAAAAAGCGCAAGTTAGAAAAAATATTCGTATATCCGTACGAAAAAAAAGAAATTCTTTGGATGAAAATTTTCAAACTAAAGCTGAATATGATTTAAATATTAATTTTATTCAACATATAAAACCCCAAAAAAGCACCCGTATTGGGGTCTACTTACCCAATGATGGAGAACTTAGAACAACCCTTTTAATTCAAACACTTTGGGATAGTATGGTGGACGTTTACCTGCCTGTAATCCATCCCTTTAGCGGCACTACTTTGCTATTCCAAAGATATGAAAAAAACTCAACCATGAGCCAAAACCGCTATGCTATCTTAGAACCTAAATTGAATTGTAATGAAATTTGCCCAATAGAGCAGTTGGATTATTTGTTAATGCCATTAGTCGCATTTGACGAACAGGGTAATAGGTTAGGTATGGGTGGCGGTTATTACGACCGAACACTTGCCAATTATTATAATCAAGGGTGGAGCAAGCCTAGGTTAATCGGATTAGCACATGACTGCCAGAAGGTCAGTCAACTTCCGATTGAAGCATGGGATGTACCTTTACCCGCAATATTGACGCCTAGCCAATATTACCAGTGGCGCTAA
- a CDS encoding P-II family nitrogen regulator, with translation MKMISAIIKPFKLDEVREALAELGIEGMTVVDVKGFGRQRGHTELYRGAEYQVDFIPKIKIEIATHSENCQRVVDTLTQAANTGKIGDGKIFVYDLEQIVRIRTGELDEEAI, from the coding sequence ATGAAAATGATAAGTGCGATAATCAAGCCTTTTAAATTAGACGAAGTGCGAGAAGCACTTGCCGAACTTGGGATAGAGGGCATGACCGTGGTCGATGTTAAAGGATTTGGTCGACAACGAGGTCATACTGAACTGTACCGAGGAGCAGAATACCAAGTCGACTTTATCCCCAAAATTAAAATTGAAATTGCGACTCACAGTGAAAACTGCCAACGCGTCGTCGACACCTTAACACAAGCAGCAAACACCGGAAAAATAGGCGATGGCAAGATCTTCGTTTATGACCTAGAGCAAATCGTGCGGATCCGCACGGGTGAATTAGACGAAGAAGCTATTTGA
- a CDS encoding GGDEF domain-containing response regulator → MQKVLIVEDSKVVQQILRHLASQYLNVDIDFAWSLKESKALLASNRYTLALVDLTLPDAMDAEVVQLTLSHNVPTVVLTSKIDEYSRQQMLEMGVVDYVIKDNRDSYLYAIKLVSRLLRNQGCKALIADDSMISRAVMRQMLEKQLFTVFEAQDGEQALTMLKADHEVKLLLTDYAMPTMDGFELVKAVRNFRGRDDLAIVGLSGAGTHGLSAKFIKYGANDFLMKPFMNEEFHCRVMQTMEQLNLIAEIKDYAHRDYLTGLYNRRYFCQQMDRLLKTGLDHSCLALLDLDLFKEINDQYGHLGGDSILTQVAQLLNESFSDSLVSRVGGEEFAVLLAESDMRKAKAAFDNFRMKFADNVFHVDEHRLRCTLSIGIAKCEFSTLSEVMRHADKALYQAKAQGRNSAVTACTKSNKIIEQCTT, encoded by the coding sequence ATGCAAAAAGTATTAATTGTTGAAGATAGTAAGGTTGTTCAACAGATCTTACGCCATTTGGCATCACAATATTTAAATGTCGACATAGACTTTGCTTGGTCTCTCAAGGAAAGTAAAGCGCTACTTGCGAGTAATCGCTACACTTTAGCCTTGGTAGATTTAACATTGCCTGATGCAATGGACGCTGAAGTGGTGCAATTAACTTTAAGCCATAACGTGCCTACAGTTGTTCTGACTTCTAAAATTGATGAATACAGTCGACAACAAATGCTTGAAATGGGAGTGGTCGACTATGTCATCAAAGATAACCGTGACTCGTACTTATATGCAATAAAACTTGTGAGCCGGTTACTGCGTAACCAAGGCTGCAAAGCACTGATTGCTGATGACTCAATGATTAGCCGGGCGGTTATGAGGCAAATGCTAGAAAAACAGCTATTCACCGTTTTTGAAGCACAAGACGGTGAGCAAGCACTTACTATGCTTAAAGCTGATCATGAAGTAAAACTGCTATTAACTGACTATGCTATGCCAACGATGGATGGCTTCGAATTAGTAAAAGCTGTTCGCAACTTCCGCGGTAGAGATGATTTGGCCATTGTTGGATTGTCTGGTGCAGGAACTCATGGGTTGTCTGCAAAGTTCATTAAATACGGTGCAAATGACTTTCTGATGAAGCCATTTATGAATGAAGAATTCCATTGCCGTGTAATGCAAACCATGGAACAGCTTAACTTGATTGCTGAGATAAAAGACTATGCTCATAGGGATTACCTAACCGGTCTATATAATCGACGTTATTTTTGCCAGCAAATGGACCGCTTACTAAAAACAGGGCTGGACCACAGCTGTTTGGCTTTACTTGACCTCGATCTCTTTAAAGAGATCAATGATCAATATGGTCATTTAGGTGGGGATAGTATTCTTACACAAGTGGCGCAGCTACTGAATGAGTCATTTTCTGATAGCTTAGTATCACGAGTTGGTGGTGAAGAATTCGCCGTACTGTTGGCCGAAAGTGATATGCGTAAAGCGAAAGCGGCTTTTGATAATTTTCGTATGAAGTTTGCAGATAACGTTTTCCATGTGGATGAGCATCGACTGCGATGTACCCTAAGCATTGGAATTGCAAAATGTGAGTTTTCAACTTTAAGCGAAGTAATGCGTCATGCAGATAAGGCTTTATATCAAGCCAAAGCGCAGGGTCGCAATAGTGCTGTTACCGCTTGCACCAAATCAAACAAAATAATTGAACAGTGCACCACCTAA
- a CDS encoding S10 family peptidase has translation MTAVPKIISGLVLLCISALSSANSNPHGQLSFDIDHQVTTKHKTTINGSKLNYSVSTGTQPLWDNEGHPIASLHYTYYKKDKVKDIAKRPLLISFNGGPGSASVWMHIAYTGPRVLKIDDEGYPMQPYGLKDNPYSVLDTTDIVFVNPVNTGYSRVLPDKQGKMPSKEFQQKQFFGVNADVKYLAAWLNTFINRHDRALSPKFLIGESYGTTRVAGLAHELQNQQWMYLNGVILVSPTDIGIKRDGPVKAANRLPYFAATAWYHKALDNQLQNKDLLELLEEVEAYTLNTYLPALAKGAMISDKEKQDVTAQVAKYSGLSELFVAQNNLDIPAAAFWKELLRDRELTIGRLDSRYLGIDKRAAGDIPDYWPELTSWLHSFTPAINHYFRQELNYKTDIKYNMFGSVHPWDRTKNNVGERLRLAMAQNPYLHVMVQSGYYDGATNYFDGKYNLWHLDPSGKMKDRLSFKGYRSGHMMYLRYEDLRLSNEDLREFILQALPKSGQAAKY, from the coding sequence ATGACAGCTGTACCTAAAATTATATCAGGTCTAGTATTACTGTGTATCAGTGCGCTCAGCAGTGCCAATAGTAATCCACACGGCCAATTAAGCTTTGACATAGATCATCAGGTCACAACAAAACATAAAACAACCATCAATGGCTCAAAGCTAAACTACTCCGTATCAACGGGCACACAGCCATTGTGGGATAACGAAGGCCACCCAATTGCTTCTTTGCATTATACCTACTACAAAAAAGATAAAGTAAAGGACATAGCAAAGCGACCGCTGCTTATTTCATTCAATGGTGGACCCGGTTCCGCGTCAGTTTGGATGCACATTGCTTATACAGGACCGCGAGTGCTCAAAATAGACGATGAAGGCTACCCGATGCAACCGTATGGTCTAAAAGATAACCCTTACTCTGTTCTAGACACAACCGATATTGTTTTTGTAAACCCCGTTAATACTGGTTATTCACGAGTATTGCCAGACAAACAAGGCAAAATGCCTAGCAAAGAATTCCAACAAAAGCAGTTTTTTGGCGTCAATGCTGACGTAAAATACCTAGCAGCGTGGCTCAATACATTTATTAATCGCCACGATAGAGCACTCTCTCCCAAGTTTTTAATTGGTGAAAGCTACGGTACAACTCGTGTTGCAGGGCTTGCTCATGAATTACAAAATCAGCAATGGATGTATTTGAACGGTGTGATTTTGGTTTCTCCTACAGATATTGGGATCAAACGTGATGGTCCTGTTAAAGCGGCTAATCGCTTACCTTATTTTGCGGCAACAGCATGGTACCACAAGGCATTAGATAACCAACTTCAAAATAAAGACTTACTTGAATTGTTAGAAGAGGTAGAAGCTTATACACTTAATACCTATCTCCCTGCGCTTGCTAAAGGCGCGATGATCAGTGATAAAGAAAAACAAGACGTTACCGCTCAAGTTGCCAAGTATTCTGGTTTATCTGAGCTGTTTGTCGCACAAAATAACTTAGATATCCCAGCTGCAGCATTTTGGAAAGAACTGCTTCGTGATAGAGAGTTAACCATCGGCAGACTTGACTCAAGGTATTTGGGTATCGATAAACGTGCTGCAGGTGACATCCCTGATTACTGGCCAGAACTCACTTCTTGGTTGCATTCATTTACACCAGCTATCAATCACTATTTCCGCCAAGAACTCAATTACAAAACAGATATAAAATACAATATGTTTGGCTCTGTCCACCCATGGGACAGAACAAAGAATAATGTTGGTGAACGTTTACGTTTAGCGATGGCGCAAAACCCTTATTTACATGTGATGGTTCAGTCAGGGTATTACGACGGCGCAACTAACTATTTCGATGGTAAGTACAATTTATGGCACTTAGATCCAAGCGGTAAAATGAAAGATAGGCTGAGTTTTAAAGGTTATCGCTCCGGTCATATGATGTATCTGCGCTATGAAGACCTGAGACTCTCAAACGAAGACTTAAGAGAGTTTATTTTGCAAGCTTTGCCTAAATCTGGTCAAGCTGCTAAATATTAA
- the mdh gene encoding malate dehydrogenase: MKVAVLGAAGGIGQALSLLLKNGLPAGSELALYDVAPVVPGVAVDLSHIPTAVSVAGYGKDDLDPALAGADIVLIPAGMPRKPGMDRADLFNVNASIVRTLAEGIVKNCPKAFVGIITNPVNGTVPIVREVFKKAGTYDAARVFGVTTLDVIRAETFIAELKGLDVSEVKVPVIGGHSGTTILPLLSQVEGVEFSDEEVASLTTRIQNAGTEVVEAKAGGGSATLSMGAAAARFCFSLVKGLQGEENVFEYAYVEGNTGDAEFFAQPIRLGKNGVEELLPYGELSAFEQKAKDDMLATLEKDIKEGVDFMA, from the coding sequence ATGAAAGTTGCTGTATTAGGTGCCGCTGGTGGTATCGGTCAAGCATTGTCACTTCTGCTTAAAAACGGTTTGCCTGCAGGCTCTGAGCTAGCACTATACGATGTTGCACCAGTTGTTCCAGGTGTTGCTGTTGATCTTTCTCACATCCCAACTGCTGTGTCAGTTGCAGGTTACGGAAAAGATGACTTAGATCCTGCACTTGCAGGCGCAGACATCGTTTTGATCCCAGCTGGTATGCCACGTAAGCCTGGTATGGACCGTGCGGATCTGTTCAATGTGAACGCGAGTATCGTTAGAACTCTAGCTGAAGGTATCGTTAAAAACTGCCCTAAGGCGTTTGTTGGTATCATCACAAACCCAGTAAACGGCACTGTTCCGATTGTACGTGAAGTATTCAAAAAAGCAGGTACTTACGATGCTGCTCGCGTTTTCGGTGTAACAACACTAGATGTTATCCGTGCTGAAACATTCATTGCAGAGCTTAAAGGCCTAGACGTGTCAGAAGTAAAAGTACCTGTTATCGGTGGTCACTCTGGTACAACAATTCTACCTCTTCTTTCTCAAGTTGAAGGTGTAGAGTTCTCTGATGAGGAAGTTGCTTCTCTTACTACGCGTATCCAAAACGCAGGTACTGAAGTTGTTGAAGCAAAAGCAGGTGGTGGTTCTGCAACACTTTCAATGGGTGCAGCTGCAGCACGTTTCTGCTTCTCACTTGTTAAAGGTCTTCAAGGCGAAGAAAACGTATTTGAGTACGCGTACGTTGAAGGTAACACAGGCGATGCAGAATTCTTTGCACAGCCTATCCGTCTTGGTAAAAATGGCGTTGAAGAGCTATTACCATACGGCGAGCTAAGCGCTTTTGAGCAAAAAGCAAAAGACGACATGTTAGCGACGCTTGAAAAAGACATTAAAGAAGGTGTTGATTTCATGGCTTAA
- the rpiA gene encoding ribose-5-phosphate isomerase RpiA has protein sequence MTQDEMKKAAAWAALEHVEENTIVGVGTGSTVNHFIDALGSVKDDIKGAVSSSEASTEKLKALGIEVFELNDVTQLDVYVDGADEINEHGHMIKGGGAALTREKIVAAVAKKFVCIVDQSKHVSTLGNFPLPVEVIPMARSYVARELLKLGGDPVYRHGVTTDNGNVILDVHGLNITDPKALEEQINQIVGVVTNGLFAHRGANTVITGTPQGPQTR, from the coding sequence ATGACACAAGATGAAATGAAAAAAGCGGCTGCTTGGGCAGCACTAGAGCATGTAGAAGAAAATACCATTGTCGGTGTGGGCACAGGTTCTACTGTGAATCACTTTATTGATGCTTTGGGCAGTGTTAAAGATGACATTAAAGGCGCGGTCTCTAGCTCAGAAGCATCAACTGAAAAACTGAAAGCACTCGGTATTGAAGTTTTTGAACTGAATGATGTTACACAGCTAGATGTGTATGTAGATGGTGCTGATGAAATCAACGAACATGGCCACATGATAAAAGGCGGTGGCGCTGCACTTACACGCGAAAAAATCGTTGCTGCGGTTGCAAAAAAGTTCGTATGTATTGTTGACCAGAGCAAGCATGTTAGCACGTTGGGTAACTTTCCGCTGCCAGTAGAAGTTATTCCAATGGCACGCAGCTATGTTGCAAGAGAATTGCTAAAACTAGGTGGAGACCCAGTTTACCGTCATGGGGTCACTACAGATAACGGCAACGTCATTTTAGACGTGCATGGATTAAATATTACAGATCCGAAAGCATTAGAAGAGCAGATCAACCAAATCGTCGGTGTTGTCACTAATGGGCTTTTTGCTCACCGAGGTGCAAACACTGTAATTACAGGGACACCACAAGGTCCACAAACTAGGTAA
- the serA gene encoding phosphoglycerate dehydrogenase, producing MSKVSLSKDKIKILLLEGVHQSAVETLKRNGYSNIEYLKTSLPESELIERIKHVHFVGIRSRTHLSENVLNAAEKLVAVGCFCIGTNQVDLDAAKRRGIAVFNAPFSNTRSVAELVLGEILLLFRGIPKRNAMAHRGQWFKSAIGSFEARGKTLGIIGYGHIGTQLGIMAENIGMKVEFYDIEDKLTLGNAQQVQNLTQLLQRADVISLHVPETPQTKNLIGMAEIEVMKQGAILINASRGTVVDIDALAEALQHEKLAGAAIDVFPVEPKSNDEEFVSPLREFDNVILTPHVGGSTQEAQENIGIEVAGKLTKYSDNGSTVTAVNFPEVSLPELSNRSRLLHVHENRPGVLTQINQAFAQHGINIAAQYLQTDDCIGYVVIDVDSDHSEVALKELSAVEGTIRARILH from the coding sequence ATGAGTAAGGTATCTTTGTCTAAAGATAAAATTAAAATATTATTGTTAGAAGGTGTGCACCAAAGTGCTGTCGAAACATTAAAGCGCAATGGTTACAGTAATATCGAGTACCTCAAGACATCGCTACCTGAAAGTGAATTAATCGAGCGTATCAAACATGTGCATTTTGTTGGTATACGCTCACGTACTCACCTATCTGAAAATGTACTAAACGCGGCAGAGAAGCTCGTTGCTGTCGGCTGTTTTTGTATTGGTACTAACCAAGTCGATTTAGATGCAGCTAAACGCCGTGGTATTGCCGTCTTTAACGCACCGTTTTCTAATACACGTTCAGTCGCAGAGTTAGTACTTGGCGAGATCTTACTGCTGTTTCGCGGTATTCCAAAACGCAATGCTATGGCACATCGAGGCCAGTGGTTTAAATCAGCAATCGGCTCTTTCGAAGCGCGTGGCAAAACACTCGGTATCATTGGATATGGCCACATAGGTACGCAACTTGGCATCATGGCAGAGAATATTGGCATGAAAGTCGAGTTTTATGACATCGAGGACAAGCTCACTCTCGGTAACGCGCAGCAAGTACAAAACCTCACACAACTACTGCAGCGCGCAGATGTGATCAGTTTGCATGTACCAGAAACACCACAGACCAAAAACTTAATTGGCATGGCTGAAATTGAAGTCATGAAACAAGGCGCAATACTGATCAATGCATCACGAGGTACCGTTGTGGATATTGATGCACTGGCTGAAGCGCTACAACATGAAAAGCTCGCTGGCGCTGCCATCGATGTATTCCCAGTTGAGCCTAAGTCAAATGACGAAGAGTTTGTTTCTCCACTCAGAGAGTTCGACAACGTCATTTTGACACCGCATGTAGGTGGTTCAACCCAAGAAGCGCAAGAAAATATCGGTATTGAAGTGGCGGGTAAATTAACTAAATACTCAGATAATGGCTCAACCGTCACAGCGGTCAACTTTCCTGAAGTATCACTGCCTGAACTCTCTAACCGCAGTCGCTTATTGCATGTGCACGAAAATAGACCTGGTGTACTCACGCAGATTAACCAAGCGTTTGCTCAACATGGCATTAATATCGCTGCTCAATACCTGCAAACAGACGATTGTATTGGTTATGTCGTGATTGATGTTGATAGTGACCACTCAGAAGTTGCGTTGAAAGAACTAAGCGCTGTTGAGGGTACGATCAGAGCACGTATTTTACATTAA
- a CDS encoding ammonium transporter, with translation MDNTIIELQFSLNTFYFLISGVLVMWMAAGFAMLEAGLVRSKNTTEILTKNIALYAIACTMYLLIGYNIMYVGNSEGGFVPSFGTLIGEASADADHALESDFFFQVVFVATAMSIVSGAVAERMKLWAFLLFTVVLTGLIYPIQGYWSWGAGFLSELEFVDFAGSAIVHGAGAAAALAGVLLLGARKGKYGKHGEIYPIPGSNLPLATLGTFILWMGWFGFNGGSQLFLADKENAIAVSQIMLNTNAAAAAGAISALLVCKIMWKKADLTMILNGALAGLVTITAEPASPTPLLACILGALGGSLVVFSIVTLDKLKIDDPVGAISVHGVCGCLGVMMVPFSNSDANFISQLIGLVSILGFVFVTSYLVWALLKKTMGIRVTEEEELSGMDQHDCGVDAYPEFVTIRNH, from the coding sequence ATGGATAACACAATCATAGAATTACAATTTTCACTCAATACTTTTTATTTTTTAATATCAGGTGTCTTAGTGATGTGGATGGCCGCAGGTTTTGCCATGCTTGAGGCTGGTTTGGTGAGATCGAAAAACACCACTGAAATTCTGACTAAAAATATTGCGCTCTACGCTATCGCATGCACCATGTATTTACTGATTGGCTACAATATAATGTATGTGGGTAACTCAGAAGGTGGCTTTGTGCCCAGTTTTGGCACCTTGATCGGTGAAGCATCCGCCGATGCAGATCACGCGCTTGAATCTGACTTTTTCTTCCAAGTAGTATTTGTTGCGACGGCGATGTCTATCGTATCTGGTGCAGTTGCTGAAAGAATGAAGTTATGGGCATTTTTGTTATTTACAGTGGTACTTACTGGGCTTATCTATCCAATTCAGGGCTATTGGAGTTGGGGAGCTGGCTTCTTATCTGAATTAGAGTTTGTTGACTTTGCAGGTTCTGCCATAGTGCATGGCGCAGGAGCTGCAGCTGCATTGGCTGGTGTACTCTTGTTAGGTGCTAGAAAAGGAAAGTATGGCAAGCATGGAGAGATCTACCCAATCCCAGGTTCTAATTTACCACTAGCAACGCTTGGCACATTTATTTTGTGGATGGGTTGGTTTGGATTTAATGGCGGATCGCAGCTCTTTTTAGCGGATAAAGAAAATGCGATTGCGGTGAGCCAGATCATGCTCAATACCAATGCAGCCGCAGCCGCAGGCGCAATTTCAGCGCTGTTAGTCTGTAAAATCATGTGGAAAAAAGCTGATTTAACAATGATTTTGAATGGTGCATTAGCAGGTCTTGTAACGATTACGGCGGAGCCTGCTTCTCCAACACCTCTGTTAGCTTGTATTCTTGGTGCGCTTGGCGGCAGTTTAGTGGTGTTTAGTATTGTCACACTAGACAAACTGAAAATTGATGACCCTGTCGGCGCAATTTCTGTACACGGGGTGTGTGGCTGTCTAGGGGTGATGATGGTACCGTTTTCTAATAGTGATGCTAACTTCATATCACAACTAATTGGACTGGTTTCGATTCTAGGCTTTGTTTTTGTCACATCATACTTAGTATGGGCGCTGTTGAAAAAAACCATGGGGATCAGAGTGACTGAAGAAGAGGAGCTCAGTGGCATGGATCAACACGACTGTGGTGTGGATGCTTACCCTGAATTTGTCACAATACGGAATCACTAG
- a CDS encoding ABC transporter ATP-binding protein yields MYSLAIESLQYSYDGHAVIDNLDLQVKENEIVCLLGASGCGKTTTLKAIAGLIRPQQGVITIGQNRVNDGKHFVAPQHRNVGMMFQDYALFPHLTVAQNVAFGLGKLSREEKQSRVSEMLELVHLGAYAARFPHELSGGQQQRVAIARALAYRPSLLLLDEPFSNIDAQVRFQLISDIRSIIKDQKVSAIFVSHSKDEAFAFSDRLAIMHQGQIAQLGCPTELFHQPKNQVVAEFLGQGIYLDATHAGNGAFSTQFGQVNSLTQQSDSEHKGKIFVRPSHIELFNTDYGEIKVNQERFVGTEYLYAIELQGQQLEIAKPADNPLDLSKPISLKIKPHAVNFFS; encoded by the coding sequence ATGTACAGCCTTGCAATTGAATCTCTGCAATATAGTTACGACGGACATGCCGTGATTGACAATCTTGATTTGCAGGTGAAAGAAAATGAAATCGTCTGTTTATTGGGGGCCAGTGGGTGCGGTAAAACGACGACTCTTAAAGCCATTGCGGGTTTGATCAGGCCTCAGCAAGGTGTAATAACTATCGGCCAGAACAGAGTGAATGACGGCAAACACTTTGTTGCTCCGCAACATCGCAATGTAGGAATGATGTTTCAGGACTATGCTTTATTTCCGCATCTCACCGTTGCACAAAATGTGGCATTTGGTTTAGGGAAATTAAGTCGTGAAGAAAAGCAGTCTCGTGTATCAGAAATGCTAGAACTTGTGCATTTAGGTGCCTATGCAGCACGTTTTCCACATGAGTTGTCGGGTGGCCAGCAGCAAAGAGTTGCTATCGCAAGAGCATTGGCTTATCGCCCGAGTTTGCTGCTTTTAGATGAACCATTTTCGAATATAGACGCACAAGTTCGCTTTCAGTTGATCAGCGATATAAGAAGTATTATTAAAGATCAAAAGGTGTCTGCTATCTTCGTTAGTCACTCGAAAGATGAGGCTTTTGCCTTTTCTGATAGGTTAGCCATCATGCATCAAGGTCAAATAGCTCAGCTAGGGTGCCCTACGGAGTTATTTCATCAGCCTAAGAATCAAGTCGTGGCTGAATTTTTAGGGCAGGGTATTTACCTTGACGCAACTCATGCTGGAAATGGCGCATTTAGTACTCAGTTTGGACAAGTGAATTCATTAACGCAACAAAGTGACTCAGAGCATAAAGGCAAAATATTTGTTCGACCAAGCCATATTGAATTGTTCAATACAGACTATGGTGAAATCAAAGTTAATCAAGAGAGATTTGTAGGTACAGAGTATTTATATGCTATCGAATTACAAGGTCAGCAACTGGAAATAGCTAAGCCTGCGGATAATCCGCTTGATTTGTCTAAACCTATCTCTTTAAAAATTAAGCCTCATGCGGTAAATTTCTTTTCTTAG